Proteins co-encoded in one Bacillus infantis NRRL B-14911 genomic window:
- a CDS encoding GNAT family N-acetyltransferase yields the protein METMIRCAQNGDENKLAAFLEKANLGTEGISDSINYFLLMEDEEENIKATLGIEPLGSVGLLRSLVLSERASEKDLLLLVEQILRLARERELESLYMATNKKGAAEFFKLLGFQDEKSELPEELYSSAHVQHILTVDNFSFLKLSL from the coding sequence ATGGAGACAATGATCCGCTGTGCACAAAATGGAGACGAAAATAAACTGGCCGCGTTTTTGGAAAAAGCCAATCTGGGGACAGAAGGCATTTCTGATTCTATCAATTATTTCTTGCTTATGGAAGATGAAGAGGAAAATATTAAAGCGACATTAGGCATTGAGCCTCTAGGAAGTGTGGGCCTCCTCCGCTCACTGGTACTTTCGGAAAGAGCATCTGAAAAAGATCTGCTGCTGCTTGTGGAGCAGATTCTGCGGCTTGCGAGGGAAAGGGAACTCGAGTCACTATATATGGCGACAAATAAAAAAGGAGCAGCAGAGTTCTTCAAACTGCTTGGCTTTCAGGATGAAAAAAGCGAGCTTCCGGAAGAACTGTACAGTTCCGCCCATGTCCAGCATATTCTAACTGTGGATAACTTTTCATTCCTGAAGCTTTCATTATGA
- the gsiB gene encoding glucose starvation-inducible protein GsiB translates to MANNNNNDKMSREERGRKGGEATSNNHDKEFYQEIGKKGGEATSENHDKEFYQEIGQKGGEATAESHDKEFYQEIGKKGGEATSENHDKEFYQEIGQKGGEATSENHDKDFYREIGEKGGNSRNNNND, encoded by the coding sequence ATGGCAAACAACAATAACAACGATAAAATGTCCCGCGAGGAAAGAGGCCGCAAAGGCGGAGAAGCAACCAGCAATAACCATGACAAAGAATTCTATCAAGAGATCGGTAAAAAAGGCGGAGAAGCAACATCTGAAAATCATGACAAAGAATTCTATCAGGAAATCGGCCAAAAAGGCGGAGAAGCTACTGCTGAAAGCCATGACAAGGAATTCTATCAGGAAATCGGTAAAAAGGGCGGAGAAGCTACTTCTGAGAACCATGACAAGGAATTCTACCAGGAGATCGGCCAAAAAGGCGGAGAAGCTACTTCTGAAAACCATGATAAAGACTTCTACCGCGAAATTGGTGAAAAAGGCGGAAATTCAAGAAACAACAACAACGACTAA
- the spoIIR gene encoding stage II sporulation protein R has product MTAKSLAKLYIIILSLGTMLSLYIPKTEVAAEDPLVIPQEAIRLRILANSDSEGDQALKRLVRDAVNKEITEWVSELTSIEEARSLIKSRLPEIQEIAENVVEEENFDQTVKANFGKVDFPTKLYGQFLYPAGEYEAILITLGEGDGANWWCVLFPPLCFLDFSNGVAVSDGFEEENQEKGEVGKKELDGNVLEDSKSKEPSSEKEPVFVKEEEEKPEVKFFIKELWDKIFG; this is encoded by the coding sequence ATGACAGCAAAATCATTAGCGAAATTATATATCATTATCTTATCCTTAGGAACAATGCTAAGCCTATACATACCAAAAACAGAGGTAGCAGCGGAAGACCCGCTCGTCATACCGCAGGAAGCCATCCGCCTACGCATCCTCGCAAACAGTGACAGCGAAGGAGACCAGGCGCTGAAACGGCTGGTGAGGGACGCAGTCAATAAGGAAATCACTGAATGGGTCAGCGAACTGACTTCAATAGAAGAAGCCCGTTCATTAATCAAGTCGCGCCTGCCGGAAATCCAGGAGATAGCAGAGAACGTGGTAGAAGAAGAAAATTTTGATCAGACAGTTAAAGCCAATTTCGGCAAAGTGGATTTTCCTACTAAGCTCTATGGCCAGTTTCTATATCCTGCCGGCGAATACGAAGCAATTTTAATTACACTTGGTGAAGGCGATGGAGCGAACTGGTGGTGTGTTCTTTTTCCTCCTCTATGCTTTCTTGATTTCTCGAATGGAGTAGCTGTAAGTGATGGATTCGAAGAGGAAAATCAGGAAAAGGGAGAAGTTGGTAAAAAAGAACTAGATGGGAATGTGCTGGAAGATAGTAAGTCTAAAGAACCATCGAGCGAAAAAGAGCCGGTCTTTGTTAAAGAAGAGGAAGAAAAGCCGGAAGTTAAGTTTTTTATCAAAGAATTATGGGATAAAATCTTCGGATAG
- the prmC gene encoding peptide chain release factor N(5)-glutamine methyltransferase yields the protein MPDQPMKVYEALKWASSFLETAGRDSNAGEILLGHFLNMSRSRLLAEMREELDTRMQGAFKEAVQLHADGRPVQYIIGKEEFYGRTFLVNENVLIPRPETEELVLEALKRKEKLFGREAASAAADIGTGSGAIAVTLKLESPDLQVTATDVYGPSLDTAKENADKNGAEIEFILGDLLQPFIEESRKFDIIISNPPYIPLSDMEGMSEVVTENEPHRALFAGQDGLDLYRRFMEELPLVLKEKSLVGFEVGAGQSKAVSELLRTAFPDANIDIVYDINGKDRMVFAEIGWQD from the coding sequence ATGCCTGATCAGCCTATGAAAGTCTATGAAGCCCTGAAGTGGGCTTCTTCTTTTTTAGAAACGGCAGGGAGAGATTCCAACGCGGGTGAAATCCTCCTGGGCCACTTTCTGAATATGAGCCGTTCCCGCCTGCTTGCGGAGATGAGGGAAGAGCTGGATACGAGGATGCAAGGGGCCTTCAAAGAAGCAGTTCAGCTGCACGCGGACGGCAGGCCGGTCCAATATATCATTGGAAAAGAAGAATTTTATGGGCGGACATTCCTTGTGAATGAAAATGTCCTCATCCCCCGTCCGGAAACAGAAGAGCTGGTGCTGGAAGCCCTGAAGAGGAAGGAAAAGCTTTTCGGCAGAGAGGCTGCCTCTGCGGCTGCTGATATTGGAACCGGAAGCGGAGCGATTGCGGTAACCCTGAAATTGGAATCGCCTGACCTCCAGGTAACTGCCACAGATGTGTACGGGCCTTCCCTTGACACGGCAAAGGAAAATGCAGACAAGAACGGTGCTGAAATCGAGTTTATTTTAGGAGACCTGCTGCAGCCTTTCATAGAGGAAAGCCGGAAATTCGATATTATCATATCCAATCCTCCCTATATCCCGCTCAGCGATATGGAAGGGATGTCTGAAGTCGTCACCGAAAACGAGCCCCACCGCGCCCTATTCGCCGGCCAGGATGGACTCGACCTCTACCGACGCTTCATGGAAGAACTGCCGCTCGTCCTAAAAGAAAAATCACTCGTCGGCTTCGAGGTCGGCGCCGGCCAAAGCAAAGCCGTATCAGAACTGCTGCGGACCGCATTCCCAGATGCCAACATAGACATAGTCTACGACATCAATGGGAAGGACCGGATGGTTTTTGCGGAGATTGGCTGGCAGGATTAG
- the prfA gene encoding peptide chain release factor 1 encodes MYDRLQAVEDRYERLNELLSDPEIVNDTKKLREYSKEQSGIQETVEAYREYKEVRGQYQDAKAMLEEKLDAEMREMVKEEIGELEDRVEALEARLKILLIPKDPNDDKNVIMEIRGAAGGDEAALFAGDLYRMYSRFAEVQGWKTDVIEASSTGVGGYKEIIFIINGNGAFSKLKFENGAHRVQRVPETESGGRIHTSTATVAVLPEAEEVEIEIHDKDIRVDTFASSGPGGQSVNTTMSAVRLTHLPTGTVVSCQDEKSQIKNKEKAMKVLRARVYDKFQQEAQAEYDQQRKSAVGTGDRSERIRTYNFPQNRVTDHRIGLTIQKLDQILQGKLDEVIDALIMEEQSAKLKEASDA; translated from the coding sequence GTGTACGATCGTCTTCAAGCTGTAGAAGATCGCTACGAAAGGCTGAATGAGCTTTTGAGCGATCCTGAGATTGTTAATGATACAAAGAAGCTGCGCGAATATTCCAAGGAGCAGTCAGGCATCCAGGAAACGGTGGAGGCATACCGCGAGTATAAAGAAGTCCGCGGGCAATACCAGGATGCAAAAGCGATGCTCGAAGAGAAGCTCGATGCAGAAATGCGCGAGATGGTGAAGGAAGAGATAGGAGAGCTCGAAGACAGAGTGGAAGCTCTGGAAGCGCGCCTGAAGATCCTTTTGATCCCGAAAGACCCTAACGATGATAAAAACGTTATTATGGAAATCCGCGGAGCGGCAGGCGGCGACGAGGCTGCTCTGTTTGCCGGTGATCTTTACCGCATGTACAGCCGCTTTGCCGAGGTGCAGGGCTGGAAAACAGATGTGATCGAGGCCAGCTCAACAGGTGTCGGCGGCTACAAAGAAATCATTTTTATCATCAACGGAAACGGTGCCTTCAGCAAGCTGAAGTTCGAGAATGGGGCCCACCGTGTTCAGCGTGTGCCTGAAACTGAATCTGGCGGCCGCATCCATACTTCGACAGCAACGGTTGCGGTTCTGCCGGAAGCGGAAGAAGTTGAAATCGAGATCCACGATAAAGATATCCGCGTCGATACATTTGCTTCAAGCGGACCAGGCGGCCAGAGCGTTAACACGACGATGTCAGCCGTGCGCCTGACCCACTTGCCTACAGGGACGGTTGTTTCCTGCCAGGACGAAAAATCACAGATCAAGAACAAAGAAAAGGCAATGAAGGTTCTTCGTGCCCGTGTATATGATAAATTCCAGCAGGAAGCACAGGCGGAATACGACCAGCAGCGGAAATCCGCAGTGGGCACCGGTGACCGTTCTGAACGGATCCGCACCTACAACTTCCCGCAAAACCGTGTAACAGATCACCGCATCGGCCTGACCATCCAGAAGCTTGACCAGATTCTTCAAGGCAAGCTGGACGAAGTGATTGATGCCTTGATCATGGAAGAGCAGTCAGCCAAGCTGAAGGAAGCTTCAGATGCCTGA
- a CDS encoding thymidine kinase yields the protein MYVMKHHGWVEVICGSMFSGKSEELIRRVRRAQFAKQKIAVFKPQIDNRYSEEAVVSHNGTSVIAKPISHSTDIFKHIDEDMEIIAIDEVQFFDAEVVKVIQHLADSGYRVIAAGLDQDFRGEPFGQMPALMAIAELVTKLQAVCAVCGSPASRTQRLINGKPASYDDPVILVGASEAYEPRCRHHHEVPKSPNVLNSSETTRTLS from the coding sequence ATGTATGTAATGAAGCACCACGGCTGGGTTGAGGTTATCTGCGGCAGCATGTTTTCGGGAAAATCGGAAGAGCTCATCCGCCGTGTCAGAAGAGCGCAATTTGCAAAGCAGAAGATAGCTGTGTTCAAGCCGCAGATCGATAACCGCTACAGCGAGGAAGCAGTTGTCTCCCACAATGGAACATCAGTCATTGCCAAACCCATCAGCCATTCAACGGACATCTTCAAGCATATTGATGAAGATATGGAGATTATCGCCATTGATGAGGTGCAATTTTTCGATGCTGAAGTTGTGAAGGTGATCCAGCATTTAGCTGATAGCGGATACCGGGTGATCGCTGCCGGGCTCGACCAGGATTTCCGCGGTGAGCCGTTTGGCCAGATGCCGGCTTTGATGGCAATTGCAGAACTTGTGACAAAGCTTCAGGCAGTATGTGCAGTGTGCGGTTCGCCTGCCAGCAGGACCCAGCGCCTCATTAACGGAAAGCCGGCTTCATACGATGATCCGGTCATTCTTGTCGGAGCATCAGAGGCTTATGAGCCGCGCTGCCGCCACCACCACGAAGTTCCGAAATCGCCGAATGTCCTCAACAGTTCGGAAACGACCCGTACGCTATCCTAA
- the rpmE gene encoding 50S ribosomal protein L31 → MKAGIHPNYKKITVTCACGNQFETGSVKDEVRVETCSECHPFYTGRQKFAEAGGRVDRFNKKYGLKGQQQ, encoded by the coding sequence ATGAAAGCAGGAATTCATCCTAATTACAAGAAAATCACGGTTACATGTGCTTGCGGCAATCAGTTTGAAACTGGTTCTGTAAAAGATGAGGTTCGTGTTGAGACTTGCTCTGAATGCCACCCATTCTATACTGGCCGTCAGAAATTCGCTGAAGCAGGCGGACGTGTGGATCGTTTCAACAAAAAATACGGTCTTAAAGGTCAACAGCAATAA
- the rho gene encoding transcription termination factor Rho: MGLNISSLENMKLKELYELAREYKVSYYSKLTKKELIFAILKARAEQEGYFFMEGVLEIIQSEGFGFLRPINYSPSSEDIYISASQIRRFDLRNGDKVSGKVRPPKENERYFGLLQVEAVNGDDPESAKERVHFPALTPLYPDRQMKLETTPKHVSTRIMDVLAPVGFGQRGLIVAPPKAGKTMLIKEIANSITTNHPEAELIVLLIDERPEEVTDIERSVAGDVVSSTFDEVPENHIKVAELVLDRAMRLVEHKRDVIILMDSITRLARAYNLVIPPSGRTLSGGIDPAAFHRPKRFFGAARNIEEGGSLTILATALVDTGSRMDDVIYEEFKGTGNMELHLDRQLAERRIFPAIDIRRSGTRKEELLIPKEHLDKLWAIRKSMSDAPDFAEKFLRKLKQTKSNEEFFANLGEEMKNGRRSQS, from the coding sequence ATGGGATTAAATATATCCAGTTTAGAAAATATGAAGTTAAAAGAGCTCTATGAACTTGCCCGGGAATATAAAGTTTCCTACTACAGCAAGCTGACAAAGAAAGAGCTGATTTTTGCCATCCTGAAAGCCCGCGCTGAGCAGGAAGGCTACTTTTTCATGGAAGGCGTGCTGGAGATCATCCAGTCTGAGGGCTTTGGCTTCCTAAGGCCGATCAATTACTCGCCAAGCTCAGAGGATATCTACATTTCCGCATCGCAAATCAGGAGATTTGATCTAAGGAACGGAGATAAAGTATCCGGAAAAGTCCGCCCGCCAAAGGAAAATGAACGCTATTTCGGCCTCCTGCAGGTTGAAGCTGTCAATGGAGACGATCCGGAATCTGCCAAGGAGCGTGTCCACTTCCCGGCTTTGACGCCTTTATATCCTGATAGGCAGATGAAGCTGGAAACAACGCCGAAGCATGTGTCCACAAGGATCATGGACGTACTTGCACCGGTTGGATTCGGCCAGCGCGGACTGATTGTCGCTCCGCCAAAAGCGGGTAAAACGATGCTGATAAAGGAAATCGCCAACAGCATCACGACGAATCATCCTGAGGCAGAGCTGATTGTTCTCCTCATTGATGAGCGCCCGGAAGAAGTGACTGATATTGAACGTTCTGTTGCCGGTGATGTCGTCAGCTCGACATTTGACGAAGTGCCCGAAAACCATATTAAAGTGGCCGAGCTTGTCCTTGACCGGGCAATGCGCCTCGTGGAGCATAAACGGGATGTCATCATCCTCATGGACAGCATCACAAGGCTTGCTCGTGCTTATAACCTGGTCATCCCGCCAAGCGGACGTACGCTGTCCGGGGGGATTGACCCTGCAGCATTCCACCGTCCGAAGCGTTTCTTCGGGGCGGCGAGGAATATTGAAGAAGGCGGAAGCCTGACCATCCTAGCAACAGCCCTTGTTGATACCGGCTCACGGATGGATGATGTCATTTACGAAGAGTTCAAGGGAACAGGAAACATGGAGCTTCACCTTGACCGCCAGCTTGCAGAGCGCCGTATTTTCCCGGCCATCGATATCCGCCGTTCAGGTACACGGAAAGAAGAGCTGCTTATTCCGAAAGAGCATCTGGACAAGCTGTGGGCGATCAGGAAGTCGATGTCGGATGCGCCTGATTTTGCTGAGAAGTTCCTCCGCAAGCTGAAGCAGACGAAATCCAATGAAGAGTTCTTTGCCAATCTCGGCGAAGAAATGAAGAACGGCAGGCGTTCCCAATCCTGA
- the glpX gene encoding class II fructose-bisphosphatase has product MERSLSMELIRVTEAAALASARWMGRGVKDEADDAATSAMRDVFDTVPMKGTVVIGEGEMDEAPMLYIGEKLGTGYGPRVDVAVDPLEGTNIVASGGWNALAVLAVADHGNLLHAPDMYMDKIAVGPEAVGEIDINASVIDNLRAVARAKNKDIEDVVATVLNRERHQHIISQLREAGARIKLINDGDVAGAINTAFDHTGVDILFGSGGAPEGVLAAVALKCLGGEIQGKLVPHSDAEVERCQSMGLDLGKILRMEDLVKGDDAIFAATGVTDGELLRGVQFKGSYGSTHSLVMRAKSGTVRFIDGRHSLKKKPHLVMK; this is encoded by the coding sequence ATGGAAAGAAGTTTATCGATGGAGCTTATCCGTGTTACAGAAGCAGCAGCACTTGCTTCAGCCCGCTGGATGGGAAGAGGCGTAAAGGATGAAGCTGATGATGCTGCTACCTCTGCCATGAGGGATGTGTTCGACACGGTGCCAATGAAGGGTACTGTTGTAATCGGGGAAGGGGAAATGGATGAGGCGCCAATGCTTTATATCGGAGAAAAGCTTGGGACAGGCTATGGCCCCCGCGTCGATGTAGCGGTAGATCCGCTCGAAGGCACCAATATCGTTGCCTCCGGAGGCTGGAACGCGCTTGCTGTCCTGGCTGTCGCTGATCATGGCAATCTTCTTCATGCACCTGATATGTATATGGATAAGATTGCAGTCGGTCCCGAAGCGGTCGGTGAAATTGATATCAATGCTTCTGTTATCGATAACTTGAGGGCTGTCGCCAGGGCCAAGAACAAAGATATTGAAGATGTCGTGGCAACCGTGCTGAACCGGGAGCGTCATCAGCATATCATCAGCCAGCTGCGTGAAGCAGGGGCAAGGATCAAGCTGATCAATGATGGCGATGTTGCAGGTGCCATCAATACCGCTTTTGACCATACAGGTGTAGATATTCTGTTCGGATCCGGAGGTGCGCCGGAAGGGGTGCTCGCTGCAGTTGCGCTGAAATGCCTGGGCGGCGAAATCCAGGGCAAGCTGGTTCCGCACAGCGATGCTGAAGTTGAAAGATGCCAAAGCATGGGCCTTGACCTTGGAAAGATTCTTCGCATGGAAGACCTTGTCAAAGGTGATGATGCCATCTTTGCAGCAACAGGCGTCACAGACGGCGAGCTGCTGAGAGGGGTCCAGTTCAAGGGCTCTTACGGTTCTACACATTCACTTGTCATGCGCGCCAAATCAGGCACGGTCCGCTTCATCGACGGGCGTCACAGCCTGAAGAAGAAGCCGCACCTTGTCATGAAATAA
- a CDS encoding UDP-N-acetylglucosamine 1-carboxyvinyltransferase, which yields MEKLMIAGGYPLKGTVRISGAKNSAVALIPATILADSPVTIEGLPDISDVQILKGLLEEIGGSVDFADNDMTVDPSSMISMPLPNGKVKKLRASYYLMGAMLGRFKKAVIGLPGGCHLGPRPIDQHIKGFEALGASVTNEQGAIYLRADELKGARIYLDVVSVGATINIMLAAVRAKGKTIIENAAKEPEIIDVATLLTNMGAKIKGAGTDVIRIEGVDQLHGCRHTIIPDRIEAGTYLILGAAAGEGILIDNVIPQHLESLIAKLREMGVNIEAGDDQIFVSPAEKMKAVDIKTLVYPGFPTDLQQPFTSLLTGAEGTSMVTDTIYGARFKHIDELRRMNASIKVEGRSAIINGPIRLQGAKVKASDLRAGAALVIAGLKAEGITEVTGLEHIDRGYSHLVEKLNGLGATIWRENLTKEEMEQMKNA from the coding sequence ATGGAAAAGCTTATGATTGCGGGCGGCTACCCATTAAAAGGAACTGTTAGAATCAGCGGAGCCAAGAACAGTGCGGTAGCATTGATCCCTGCTACGATTCTCGCAGATTCCCCCGTAACAATTGAAGGTTTGCCGGATATTTCTGACGTTCAAATACTGAAAGGGCTTTTGGAGGAAATTGGCGGAAGTGTCGATTTTGCTGATAACGATATGACCGTTGATCCTTCTTCGATGATTTCCATGCCCTTGCCCAATGGAAAAGTTAAAAAGCTGCGTGCCTCTTATTATTTGATGGGGGCGATGCTCGGACGCTTTAAAAAAGCGGTGATCGGCCTGCCTGGCGGATGCCATCTGGGACCGCGTCCGATCGACCAGCATATTAAAGGCTTTGAAGCGCTCGGTGCCAGCGTGACAAATGAGCAGGGTGCCATTTATCTCCGCGCAGACGAGCTGAAAGGTGCAAGAATCTACCTGGATGTCGTCAGTGTCGGTGCCACGATCAATATTATGCTGGCTGCGGTCAGGGCCAAAGGGAAGACGATTATTGAAAATGCGGCGAAAGAGCCGGAAATCATCGATGTGGCAACGCTCCTCACCAATATGGGTGCGAAAATCAAGGGAGCGGGTACAGATGTCATCAGAATTGAAGGGGTGGACCAGCTGCATGGCTGCCGCCACACCATCATTCCGGACCGGATTGAAGCAGGGACATATCTGATCCTCGGTGCTGCTGCGGGTGAAGGGATCCTGATCGATAATGTCATTCCCCAGCATTTGGAATCACTGATTGCCAAGCTGCGTGAAATGGGCGTGAACATAGAGGCGGGAGATGACCAGATTTTTGTCAGTCCAGCTGAAAAAATGAAGGCCGTTGATATTAAAACGCTTGTGTATCCGGGATTCCCGACCGATCTCCAGCAGCCTTTCACGTCTTTGCTGACAGGGGCCGAAGGGACAAGCATGGTGACGGACACCATCTACGGTGCCCGCTTCAAGCATATTGATGAGCTGAGGAGAATGAATGCCAGCATTAAAGTCGAAGGCCGTTCAGCGATCATCAATGGCCCGATCCGTCTGCAGGGGGCCAAGGTGAAGGCGAGCGATCTCAGAGCGGGAGCCGCCCTCGTCATTGCCGGGCTGAAAGCCGAAGGTATAACGGAAGTGACAGGACTTGAGCATATAGACCGCGGCTACAGCCATCTTGTTGAAAAACTTAATGGGCTGGGTGCGACCATCTGGCGCGAGAATCTGACCAAGGAAGAAATGGAGCAGATGAAAAACGCCTGA